In SAR324 cluster bacterium, a single window of DNA contains:
- a CDS encoding Gfo/Idh/MocA family oxidoreductase, producing the protein MKIILVGPGAFGKKHLDGLKNIEGVEVVALVGQPLEPTQAVAAQYGIPHVMTDLDQALALPGVEAAILATPTPIHAVQAMQCLKAGMHVEVEIPLADNWSDAQAVMDLQQETGLVCMVGHTRRFNPSHQWIYKKIQAGELKIQQLDAQTYFFRRKNINAAGEPRTWTDHLLWHHAAHTIDLFQFQTGEEVVRANAVQGPMHPELGIAMDMSIQLLSESGSVCTLSLSFNNDGPLGTFFRYICNNGTYIACYDDLVTARDEAVDVSQVDVSMNGIELQDREFIASIREGREPRASVAKVLPTYRVMHQLEQQLNTQPTLS; encoded by the coding sequence ATGAAAATCATTTTGGTGGGACCAGGTGCTTTTGGCAAAAAACACCTGGATGGCCTCAAGAATATCGAGGGAGTTGAGGTCGTTGCGCTGGTAGGACAACCTTTGGAGCCAACACAAGCTGTTGCAGCGCAGTATGGAATTCCTCATGTGATGACAGATTTAGATCAGGCGCTGGCCCTTCCAGGAGTTGAGGCTGCGATCCTGGCCACCCCTACCCCAATTCATGCTGTTCAGGCGATGCAGTGTCTGAAAGCTGGTATGCATGTGGAGGTCGAGATTCCCTTGGCCGATAACTGGTCGGATGCTCAAGCTGTGATGGATCTCCAGCAAGAAACAGGCTTGGTTTGTATGGTTGGTCACACCCGCCGTTTCAATCCATCGCATCAGTGGATTTACAAGAAAATTCAGGCTGGTGAGTTGAAGATCCAGCAACTGGATGCGCAGACCTACTTTTTTCGACGCAAGAACATCAACGCAGCTGGAGAACCGAGAACCTGGACGGATCACTTACTCTGGCATCATGCGGCTCACACGATCGATCTCTTTCAATTCCAAACAGGAGAGGAGGTTGTTAGGGCCAATGCGGTTCAGGGACCGATGCATCCAGAATTGGGCATTGCCATGGACATGTCGATCCAGTTGCTTTCTGAATCAGGTTCAGTCTGCACATTGTCTCTCAGTTTCAACAACGATGGTCCACTAGGAACGTTCTTCCGCTACATCTGTAACAACGGTACCTACATCGCTTGCTATGATGATCTGGTCACGGCCAGGGATGAAGCAGTTGATGTTTCACAGGTGGATGTTTCCATGAACGGGATCGAGTTGCAGGATCGAGAATTCATTGCTTCTATCCGTGAAGGACGTGAACCCCGTGCCAGTGTGGCCAAGGTATTGCCCACGTATCGGGTGATGCACCAACTTGAACAACAACTCAACACACAGCCGACTTTGTCATGA